A stretch of the Photobacterium toruni genome encodes the following:
- the serC gene encoding 3-phosphoserine/phosphohydroxythreonine transaminase translates to MDKVYNFCAGPAMIPADVMAQAQQELINWQGLGTSVMEISHRSKEFLAVAAQSEQDLRELLNIPANYHVLFCHGGARGQFAAVPLNLLGEATTADYMDGGFWAHSAVEEAAKYCQPNNVDITCVKEGKKAILPATQWPLSDDAAFVHFCPNETIDGIEIRDLPITDKPIVADMSSTILSRQIDVSKYGVIYAGAQKNIGPAGLTIVIVRDDLLGKAKSILPSILDYTVLVDKESMFNTPPTFAWYLAGEVFKWLKSVGGVAVMEQRNLAKAKLLYDFIDHSHFYINDVHADNRSIMNVPFQLKNSNLDEIFLAQANAAGLKALKGHRVVGGMRASIYNAMPLEGVQALVDFMLLFEKNNA, encoded by the coding sequence ATGGATAAGGTTTATAACTTTTGTGCCGGTCCGGCAATGATCCCCGCTGATGTTATGGCGCAAGCCCAGCAAGAATTAATTAATTGGCAGGGCTTAGGCACTTCCGTTATGGAAATCAGTCACCGTAGTAAAGAGTTTCTTGCGGTTGCCGCGCAATCAGAACAGGATTTACGGGAATTACTGAATATTCCTGCTAATTATCATGTTTTGTTTTGCCATGGTGGTGCTCGTGGTCAATTTGCTGCTGTTCCTCTTAATTTATTAGGTGAAGCAACGACAGCAGATTATATGGATGGCGGTTTTTGGGCTCACAGTGCTGTTGAAGAAGCTGCAAAATATTGTCAGCCGAATAATGTTGATATCACCTGTGTAAAAGAGGGCAAAAAGGCTATTTTACCAGCAACACAATGGCCGCTTTCTGATGATGCTGCATTTGTGCATTTTTGTCCAAATGAAACTATTGATGGTATCGAAATTCGTGATTTACCAATAACGGATAAGCCGATTGTCGCTGATATGTCATCCACTATTTTATCTCGTCAAATTGATGTGTCTAAATATGGTGTTATTTATGCTGGTGCCCAAAAGAATATAGGTCCCGCAGGATTAACGATCGTTATTGTACGCGATGATTTATTAGGTAAAGCAAAATCAATTTTACCAAGCATTTTAGATTACACGGTTTTAGTTGATAAAGAGTCAATGTTTAATACACCACCAACATTTGCATGGTATTTAGCCGGTGAAGTGTTTAAATGGCTGAAAAGCGTCGGTGGTGTCGCTGTCATGGAGCAACGTAATCTTGCAAAAGCAAAGTTACTGTACGATTTTATCGATCACTCCCATTTCTACATTAATGATGTTCATGCGGATAACCGTTCTATCATGAATGTACCGTTTCAATTGAAAAATTCTAATCTTGATGAAATATTTTTAGCTCAAGCGAATGCTGCGGGTCTAAAAGCATTGAAAGGGCACCGTGTTGTCGGCGGAATGCGTGCTTCTATTTATAATGCAATGCCTTTAGAAGGCGTACAAGCATTGGTTGATTTTATGTTGTTGTTTGAAAAAAATAATGCATAA
- the gyrA gene encoding DNA topoisomerase (ATP-hydrolyzing) subunit A, translating to MSDLAKEITPINIEEELKSSYLDYAMSVIVGRALPDVRDGLKPVHRRVLFAMNVLGNDWNKAYKKSARVVGDVIGKYHPHGDSAVYDTIVRMAQPFSLRYMLVDGQGNFGSIDGDSAAAMRYTEVRMSKIAHELLADLDKETVDYVPNYDGTEQIPAVLPTKIPNLLVNGSSGIAVGMATNIPPHNLGEVIDGCLAYINDESITIDQLMEYIPGPDFPTAAMINGRKGIVDAYHTGRGKVYMRAKAEIETEKNGRETIIVHEIPYQVNKARLIEKIAELVKDKKVEGISALRDESDKDGMRIVIECKRDAVGEVVLNNLYAQTQLQTTFGINMVALDNGQPKIFNLKEMIKCFVNHRREVVTRRTIFELRKARDRAHILEGLALALANIDEIIELVRNANTPAEAKAALVARGWQLGNVAAMLERAGTDAARPDWLEEQFGIRDNLYHLTEQQAQAILDLRLHKLTGLEHGKILEEYKQLLEEIAELMFILSSSERLMEVIREELELVKEQFNDERRTEITAASNDIDLEDLITKEDVVVTLSHEGYVKYQVLSDYEAQRRGGKGKAATRMKEEDFIERLLVANTHDTILCFSSRGRMYWLKVYQLPLASRTARGKPIVNILPLEEGERITAILPVREYTEDKFVFMATADGTVKKTPLTDFSRPRSAGIIAVNLREGDSLIGVDVTDGDCDIMLFSAYGKVVRFYESPVIDAEGNAKGGVRGMGRTAAGVRGIKLAEGDKVVSLIVPHNEGDILTVTENGYGKRTGLAEYPAKSRATQGVVSIKVSERNGSVVGAVQAEDGDEFMMITNGGTLVRTRVAEVSRVGRNTQGVTLIRTADDEKVVGLQRIDEPAEVELIEDAELVDGETVENTELPATDAESGDSTEQE from the coding sequence ATGAGCGATCTTGCAAAAGAGATCACGCCCATAAATATTGAAGAGGAGCTGAAAAGCTCTTATCTCGACTATGCGATGTCAGTTATCGTTGGTCGTGCTCTTCCTGATGTGCGTGATGGCCTTAAGCCTGTGCACCGCCGCGTTTTATTCGCGATGAATGTGCTAGGCAATGACTGGAATAAAGCATATAAGAAATCTGCCCGTGTGGTAGGTGATGTTATCGGTAAGTATCACCCACACGGTGATAGTGCTGTATACGATACTATTGTACGTATGGCGCAGCCGTTCTCACTACGTTACATGCTTGTAGATGGTCAAGGTAACTTCGGTTCAATCGATGGCGACTCAGCCGCTGCGATGCGTTATACCGAAGTCCGTATGTCTAAAATTGCCCATGAATTATTGGCTGATTTAGATAAAGAAACGGTTGATTATGTTCCTAACTATGATGGAACCGAGCAAATACCTGCTGTTTTACCAACAAAGATCCCAAACTTATTAGTGAACGGTTCTTCTGGTATTGCGGTAGGTATGGCAACGAATATACCACCCCATAACCTTGGTGAAGTGATTGACGGCTGTTTAGCGTATATCAATGATGAGAGCATCACTATTGATCAGCTAATGGAATATATTCCAGGCCCAGACTTCCCAACAGCTGCGATGATCAATGGCCGTAAAGGTATTGTTGATGCTTATCATACTGGTCGCGGTAAAGTTTACATGCGCGCCAAAGCTGAAATCGAAACTGAAAAGAATGGTCGTGAAACCATTATTGTTCATGAGATTCCATATCAAGTTAACAAAGCGCGTTTGATCGAAAAGATTGCCGAGCTAGTTAAAGATAAGAAAGTTGAAGGCATTAGCGCATTACGTGATGAGTCTGATAAAGACGGCATGCGTATTGTTATTGAATGTAAGCGTGACGCGGTTGGTGAAGTTGTTCTAAACAATCTTTACGCTCAAACGCAGTTGCAAACCACATTTGGTATCAACATGGTTGCGCTTGATAATGGCCAACCAAAGATCTTTAACCTTAAAGAAATGATCAAGTGCTTCGTGAATCACCGCCGTGAAGTGGTGACACGTCGTACTATTTTCGAATTGCGCAAAGCTCGCGATCGCGCTCATATTCTTGAAGGTTTGGCTCTTGCTCTTGCGAACATTGACGAAATTATTGAATTAGTTCGTAATGCAAATACACCAGCAGAAGCTAAAGCAGCATTAGTTGCTCGTGGCTGGCAGTTAGGTAATGTTGCAGCGATGCTTGAGCGTGCGGGTACAGATGCTGCGCGTCCAGATTGGCTAGAAGAGCAGTTTGGTATTCGTGATAATCTATACCACTTAACAGAGCAGCAAGCACAAGCTATTCTTGACCTGCGTTTACATAAGCTAACAGGTCTTGAACACGGCAAAATTCTTGAAGAATATAAGCAACTTCTTGAAGAAATCGCTGAACTTATGTTCATTCTATCAAGCTCTGAGCGTTTGATGGAGGTGATCCGTGAAGAGCTAGAGCTAGTGAAAGAACAGTTTAACGATGAACGTCGTACTGAAATCACAGCAGCAAGCAATGATATTGATTTAGAAGATCTGATCACTAAAGAAGATGTTGTTGTAACACTTTCTCACGAAGGTTATGTTAAGTACCAAGTTCTGAGCGATTACGAAGCACAACGTCGTGGTGGTAAAGGTAAAGCAGCAACGCGCATGAAGGAAGAAGACTTCATTGAACGTTTATTGGTTGCCAATACCCATGATACGATTCTATGTTTCTCTAGCCGCGGTCGCATGTACTGGCTGAAGGTATATCAATTACCATTAGCAAGCCGTACTGCACGTGGTAAGCCAATTGTGAATATTTTACCACTAGAAGAAGGTGAGCGTATTACTGCTATTCTTCCTGTGCGTGAATACACAGAAGACAAATTTGTCTTCATGGCAACCGCTGATGGTACTGTTAAGAAAACGCCATTAACTGACTTTAGTCGTCCTCGCAGTGCCGGTATTATTGCCGTTAATTTACGTGAAGGCGATTCATTGATCGGTGTTGATGTCACTGATGGTGATTGCGATATCATGCTGTTCTCGGCATATGGTAAAGTAGTGCGTTTCTACGAAAGCCCAGTGATTGATGCTGAAGGCAATGCGAAAGGCGGTGTTCGCGGCATGGGTCGTACTGCGGCGGGTGTTCGTGGTATTAAACTTGCTGAAGGCGATAAAGTTGTTTCGCTAATTGTGCCACACAATGAAGGCGATATTCTTACAGTAACTGAAAATGGTTATGGTAAGCGTACTGGTCTTGCTGAGTACCCGGCAAAGAGTCGTGCAACTCAGGGTGTAGTTTCAATTAAAGTCTCTGAGCGTAACGGTAGCGTTGTTGGTGCTGTTCAAGCTGAAGACGGCGATGAATTTATGATGATCACCAATGGTGGTACATTAGTTCGAACGCGTGTTGCTGAAGTAAGCCGTGTTGGTCGTAATACTCAAGGTGTTACACTTATCCGTACTGCCGATGACGAGAAAGTTGTTGGTCTACAACGTATAGATGAGCCAGCAGAAGTTGAATTAATTGAAGATGCTGAATTAGTTGATGGTGAAACTGTTGAAAATACAGAACTACCAGCAACAGATGCAGAATCAGGCGATTCAACCGAGCAAGAGTAA
- the ubiG gene encoding bifunctional 2-polyprenyl-6-hydroxyphenol methylase/3-demethylubiquinol 3-O-methyltransferase UbiG: MTKSRNVDLAEIEKFEQIASRWWDLDGEFKPLHQINPLRLNYIIDNSNGLFGKKVLDVGCGGGILAESMAVEGAHVTGLDMGKEPLMVAKLHALETGTKLDYVQCTAEEHAEPHHEAYDVVTCMEMLEHVPDPASVIASCASMVKPGGHVFFSTLNRNIKSYLFAIVGAEHVMKLVPKGTHDHQKFIRPSELIAMIDQTPLQERHIIGLHYNPLIDTYSLGNNVDVNYIVHTVKPL; the protein is encoded by the coding sequence ATGACCAAATCACGTAATGTTGACCTTGCAGAAATCGAAAAATTTGAACAAATAGCTTCACGTTGGTGGGATCTTGACGGCGAATTCAAACCGCTTCATCAAATTAATCCATTACGTTTAAATTATATTATTGATAATTCCAATGGTTTATTTGGTAAAAAAGTACTTGATGTTGGTTGTGGTGGTGGAATTTTAGCTGAAAGCATGGCGGTTGAAGGTGCACATGTTACGGGGCTTGATATGGGTAAAGAACCATTGATGGTTGCCAAGCTACATGCCTTAGAAACAGGCACCAAACTCGACTATGTTCAATGCACAGCAGAAGAACATGCTGAACCTCATCACGAGGCTTATGACGTCGTTACTTGTATGGAAATGCTTGAACATGTGCCAGATCCTGCATCTGTTATTGCTTCATGTGCCAGCATGGTCAAACCTGGTGGGCATGTCTTTTTTTCAACATTAAACCGTAATATTAAATCGTATTTATTTGCAATTGTTGGTGCTGAACATGTCATGAAATTAGTTCCAAAAGGTACTCATGACCATCAAAAGTTTATTCGCCCATCAGAACTCATTGCAATGATAGATCAAACACCATTACAAGAGCGTCATATTATTGGCCTTCACTACAATCCTCTCATTGATACTTATAGTCTAGGCAATAATGTTGACGTGAATTATATCGTTCATACAGTTAAGCCATTGTAG
- the nrdA gene encoding class 1a ribonucleoside-diphosphate reductase subunit alpha, with protein sequence MTQQLTVTKRNGRKELIDLDKIHRVIDWAAEGLENVSVSQVELKSHIQFYDGIRTDDIHETIIKAAADLISEETPDYQYLAARLAIFHLRKKAYGQFEPPKLFDHVKNLVEKGKYDSHLLDDYTEEEFTVMDTFIDHWRDMNFSYAAVKQLEGKYLVQNRVSGEIFESAQFLYVLIAAALFNKYPKETRLDYIKRFYDASSTFKISLPTPIMSGVRTPTRQFSSCVLIECDDSLDSINATASSIVRYVSQRAGIGINAGRIRALGSEIRGGEAFHTGCIPFYKYFQTAVKCCSQGGVRGGAATLFYPIWHREVESLLVLKNNRGVEENRVRHMDYGVQINRLMYTRLIKGQNISLFSPSDVPGLYDAFFADQVEFERLYNLYEQDDSIKKQSIKAIELFSLLMQERASTGRIYIQNVDHCNTHSPFDPAVAPIRQSNLCLEIALPTKPLKNVEDEDGEIALCTLSAFNLGAIDTLDDLEELAELTVRALDALLDYQDYPLPAARRSTMNRRTLGVGVINFAYYLAKHGVRYSDGSANNLTHEAFEAIQYYLLKASVNLAKEQGPCPLFNETTYAQGILPIDTYKKEIDNICDAKLHYDWETLREEIKTHGLRNSTLSALMPSETSSQISNATNGIEPPRGYVSVKASKDGILKQVVPEFAKYKDNYELLWNIGSNDGYLQLVGIMQKFIDQAISANTNYDPSKQPGGRVPMKLLLKDLLNAYKLGVKTLYYHNTRDGASDSQSDMSDDDCTSCKI encoded by the coding sequence ATGACTCAACAACTAACAGTTACCAAGCGCAACGGTCGTAAAGAACTTATCGATCTCGACAAAATTCACCGTGTCATCGACTGGGCCGCCGAAGGTCTAGAAAATGTATCGGTATCTCAAGTCGAGCTAAAGTCACACATCCAGTTTTATGACGGTATTCGTACTGATGATATTCACGAAACTATCATCAAAGCGGCTGCGGATCTGATCTCAGAAGAAACACCTGACTACCAATATCTTGCTGCTCGATTGGCAATTTTCCACCTTCGAAAAAAAGCCTATGGTCAATTTGAGCCACCAAAATTATTTGATCATGTAAAAAACTTGGTTGAAAAAGGTAAGTACGATAGTCACCTACTTGATGACTACACTGAAGAAGAATTTACAGTGATGGATACCTTTATCGATCACTGGCGCGACATGAATTTCTCTTATGCTGCGGTTAAACAACTTGAAGGTAAATACCTCGTTCAAAACCGTGTATCTGGTGAAATTTTTGAAAGTGCCCAGTTTCTTTATGTATTAATTGCAGCAGCATTATTTAATAAATATCCCAAAGAAACGCGCCTTGATTACATTAAGCGTTTTTATGATGCATCATCAACATTTAAAATTTCATTACCAACGCCAATTATGTCAGGTGTTCGTACACCTACACGTCAATTTAGCTCATGTGTATTGATCGAATGTGATGACAGCCTTGATTCAATTAACGCAACAGCTAGCTCTATTGTGCGTTATGTATCACAGCGAGCGGGGATTGGTATCAATGCAGGTCGAATTCGTGCATTAGGATCTGAAATTCGTGGTGGTGAAGCATTTCATACCGGTTGTATTCCATTCTACAAATACTTCCAAACAGCAGTTAAATGTTGTTCTCAAGGTGGTGTTCGTGGTGGTGCAGCAACGTTATTCTACCCTATCTGGCATCGTGAAGTTGAATCACTGTTAGTATTAAAGAACAACCGCGGTGTTGAAGAAAACCGTGTTCGTCATATGGACTATGGTGTACAAATCAATCGTCTAATGTATACCCGTTTGATCAAAGGTCAGAACATTTCTTTGTTCTCTCCTTCTGATGTTCCGGGGCTATACGATGCTTTTTTTGCTGATCAAGTTGAATTTGAACGCTTGTATAACTTGTACGAGCAAGACGACAGCATTAAAAAACAATCGATCAAAGCAATCGAGCTATTTTCATTATTGATGCAAGAGCGTGCTTCAACAGGTCGAATCTATATTCAAAACGTTGATCACTGTAATACGCACAGCCCGTTTGATCCTGCAGTAGCGCCAATTCGTCAATCAAACTTATGTCTTGAAATTGCATTGCCAACCAAGCCATTAAAGAATGTTGAAGATGAAGATGGAGAAATTGCATTATGTACGCTATCAGCATTCAACTTAGGCGCAATTGATACTTTAGATGATTTAGAAGAACTTGCAGAGCTAACTGTACGTGCATTGGATGCATTACTAGATTACCAAGATTACCCATTACCCGCTGCACGTCGTTCAACCATGAATCGTCGTACATTAGGTGTTGGTGTGATTAACTTTGCTTACTACCTTGCTAAACATGGTGTACGTTATTCAGACGGTAGTGCAAACAACCTGACCCATGAAGCCTTTGAAGCTATTCAATATTACTTATTAAAAGCATCGGTAAATTTGGCAAAAGAGCAAGGTCCATGTCCGTTATTTAACGAAACGACTTATGCTCAAGGTATTTTACCGATCGATACTTATAAAAAAGAAATCGATAATATTTGTGATGCTAAATTACATTACGATTGGGAAACATTACGCGAAGAGATCAAAACACATGGTCTGCGTAACTCAACCCTTTCAGCTCTAATGCCATCAGAAACATCATCACAAATTTCAAATGCAACCAATGGTATTGAACCACCACGTGGATACGTTTCCGTTAAGGCATCGAAAGATGGTATCCTCAAACAAGTTGTTCCTGAGTTTGCTAAATACAAAGATAACTATGAGTTACTTTGGAACATTGGCAGCAACGATGGCTACCTACAACTTGTTGGTATTATGCAGAAGTTTATTGATCAGGCTATCTCGGCAAATACTAACTACGACCCGAGCAAACAACCTGGCGGTAGAGTTCCAATGAAACTACTACTAAAAGATCTGCTTAATGCTTATAAATTAGGTGTTAAGACACTGTACTACCATAACACTCGAGATGGCGCATCTGATAGCCAAAGCGATATGAGTGACGATGATTGTACAAGTTGTAAAATTTAA
- the nrdB gene encoding class Ia ribonucleoside-diphosphate reductase subunit beta, translated as MAYSTFCQTSNDQLKEPMFFGQSVNVARYDQQKFEIFEKLIEKQLSFFWRPEEVDVSGDRIDYNNLPDHEKHIFISNLKYQTLLDSIQGRSPNVALLPIVSLPELETWIETWSFSETIHSRSYTHIIRNIVNNPSIIFDDIVRNEHIIKRAGDISKYYDDLIAATNDYHRYGEGQHSADGIAFTVDLHEIKKKLYLCLMSVNALEAIRFYVSFACSFAFAEREVMEGNAKIIKLIARDEALHLTGTQHMLNLLRNGHDDPQMAIIAAECEEECFSIFKAAAEQEKEWAEYLFKDGSMIGLNKEILCQYVEYITNLRMAAVGLRPAYDGANQNPIPWINSWLSSDNVQVAPQEAEISSYLVGQIDNDISADDLGDFEL; from the coding sequence ATGGCCTACAGTACTTTTTGTCAAACTAGCAACGATCAACTTAAAGAACCGATGTTCTTTGGTCAATCAGTAAATGTTGCACGTTACGACCAACAAAAATTTGAAATTTTCGAAAAACTTATTGAAAAACAGTTATCCTTTTTTTGGCGTCCAGAAGAAGTAGATGTTTCTGGTGATCGCATTGATTACAATAACTTACCAGATCATGAAAAACATATTTTCATCAGTAATTTAAAATACCAAACACTGCTTGATTCTATTCAAGGGCGTAGTCCAAACGTTGCATTATTACCGATCGTTTCACTACCTGAATTAGAAACATGGATTGAAACATGGTCGTTTTCAGAAACGATCCACTCACGATCTTATACGCACATTATTCGTAATATCGTCAATAATCCGTCAATTATTTTTGATGATATTGTTCGTAATGAACATATTATTAAGCGTGCTGGTGACATTTCTAAATACTATGATGATTTAATCGCGGCAACTAATGACTACCATCGTTACGGTGAAGGCCAACATTCTGCTGATGGCATTGCTTTCACTGTTGATTTACATGAAATCAAAAAGAAACTGTATTTATGCCTAATGTCAGTCAATGCATTAGAAGCGATCCGTTTCTACGTCAGCTTCGCATGTTCATTTGCTTTTGCTGAACGTGAAGTGATGGAAGGTAATGCAAAAATAATAAAGCTAATTGCACGTGATGAAGCATTGCACTTAACGGGCACTCAGCATATGTTGAATTTGCTACGTAATGGCCATGATGATCCACAAATGGCAATCATTGCAGCAGAATGTGAAGAAGAATGTTTTAGCATCTTTAAAGCAGCAGCTGAACAAGAAAAAGAATGGGCAGAATACCTATTTAAAGATGGTTCAATGATTGGCTTAAACAAAGAAATTTTGTGCCAATATGTTGAATATATCACTAACTTACGTATGGCTGCTGTTGGCTTACGTCCTGCTTATGATGGCGCCAACCAAAATCCAATTCCGTGGATCAATTCTTGGTTATCATCAGATAATGTACAAGTTGCACCTCAGGAAGCTGAAATCAGTTCATATCTTGTTGGCCAAATCGACAATGATATCAGTGCTGATGATCTTGGTGATTTTGAGTTGTGA
- the yfaE gene encoding class I ribonucleotide reductase maintenance protein YfaE: MSQLTITVNDIKVCGNRHEPLLIQLEKAGIKPEYQCRNGMCGACRCKLISGSVTQQDALAFIGPNEILSCCSIPQQDIEVHFDYQLNTQQQSTKTKIAL; this comes from the coding sequence GTGAGTCAATTAACCATTACGGTTAATGATATTAAGGTTTGTGGCAATCGCCATGAACCTTTATTAATCCAACTGGAAAAAGCCGGTATTAAACCAGAATATCAGTGTCGCAATGGGATGTGTGGTGCTTGTCGTTGTAAACTTATTTCAGGATCAGTTACCCAACAAGATGCACTGGCTTTCATTGGTCCAAATGAAATATTAAGTTGTTGTTCTATTCCACAACAAGATATTGAAGTTCATTTTGACTATCAATTAAATACTCAACAGCAATCAACTAAAACGAAAATAGCTCTTTAA